Below is a window of Pseudodesulfovibrio sp. 5S69 DNA.
GACCACGGCCACCTTGCCCTTGACGTCGCCGATGATGTGCATGGCCTTGGCCTGGTTGGGCGCGTCGCGGCGTTTGTCCACGATGGCCAGGGTGGCGCCGAGGCGTTTGGCGTAGGCACGGGCCCGTTCCACGCCGCCCGCGTCCGGGGAGATGATGACGAAGTCGTCGTTCCGGTCGCGCAACTGCTCAATGAGCACGGGCGCGGCGAACAGGTTGTCCACCGGGCAGTTGAAGAAGCCCTGGATCTGGCCGGCGTGCAGATCGATGGTCACCAGCCGCTGCATGCCCGCGGTGGACAGGAGGTCGGCCACGAGCTTGGCGGAGATGGGCGCGCGGGGCACGACCTTGCGATCCTGACGCGCGTAGCCGAAGTAGGGGACCACGGCGGTCACGCGGGAGGCGCTGGCGCGCTTGAGCGCGTCGAGCATCAGGCACAACTCCATGAGGTGGAAGTTGACCGGGGAACAGGTGGGCTGGACGACAAAGACGTCGTCGCCCCGGACGTTCTCGCCGATCTCGATGCGGATTTCGCCGTCGGAAAACCGTTCCCGGAGGACCGGGGACGCCTTGGTGCCGAGATGCTCGCAAATGGCTTCGGCCAGTTTCGGACTCGAGGATCCGCTGATGATCTTCAATTCGCCGTGCATGAGACTACCCTCTGTGCGATCTTTTTTAATTTTTGGCTGGGGCGGGAGGACTCGAACCCCCGAATGTCAGGACCAAAACCTGATGTCTTACCACTTGACGACGCCCCAGCAAAAAATATCGATAAGCGGCCGATCGCTGCGTTGCTGCGCAAAATCCGGACCCTTGCGTATTGGGATACGCGGCGGTCCCGAATTTTGCTTGCGCCTTGCGCTCGACCACTTCTCGACATTTTTTGTCCCTGCTCCGTTCGGGGGAGCGCCGTCTCGGCTGCCCGCTTTGCGGGCGGCCATCGTCGGCTGGGGCTGTCGGTAAGCGGCTGGCGCTTGCTTGACCTTTCGACTTGGCCCTTTCGGGGGTCGCTTCGGGTGGTGGCTCCCGGCGCTTGGCGGCGGGGGCGGCGACGTCGAGTGGTCCGGCCCTTAACCGGTTTCGTGCCCTAAGGGCAGTCCACCTGGAAAATTTCAATTCCCTGTTTTTCGAGAGCCTGGACTGCGGACGTGGCAGAACCCCTGTCCCGGTAGATGCCGAACAGGGAGGCTCCCGAGCCGCTCATCGCAGCGTGCTCGGCCCCGTGAGCGAGAAGTGTTTGCTTGATATCCCGGAGGGATGGGTGCTTCTCGAAGACGATGGACTCGAAGTCGTTCGTCATCTCCCGGGGCGAAACGGGAGAAGGATTCTTAGTATCCCCCCAGTCGGATGTCAAGGATTCTTGGGGACCTGCCGCCGCGTATTTCTCGTCCCAGGCGCGGAAGGCCCAGGCTGTGTTCACGTGGATGTCCGGGCAGGCAAGGACCAGGGTCGCGCCGGACAGGTCCACCTCGGCCGGGGTGAGCTCCTCGCCGATGCCGCCTGCCCAGGCCGGTCCGTCCAAAAGAAAGAAGGGCACGTCCGCGCCGAGCTGCGCGGCCAGGGCGATCATGGTCTGCAGGGGCAGCCCCTTGCCGCCGGCCTCCCGGTTGAGCCACTTGAGCAGGGCGGCCGCGTCGGAACTGCCGCCGCCCAGGCCGCCGCCCATAGGGATGCGCTTGGTCAGAGCCACGAAGATGCCGGGCCGGAAGCCGGTGGCCTCGCCGAACGTTTTCCAAGCCTTGTACAGGATGTTGGAGGTGGTCTCCAACTCCGGGCGTTCGGCGCAACGGATGTAGAAGTCGTCGTCCGGGCTGGGCATGACCTCAATGAGGTCGCAAGGCAGGGGGACCGGATAGAAGAGGGTGCGCAGCTCGTGGTAGCCGTCGTCCCGCAGGCCGAGGATTTCAAGGTGCAGGTTGATCTTGGCCGGGGCGATGAGGGTGGCTGCTTGCATGGGTATAAAAAAAGGGGGCTCCCTGCGGAGCCCCCCGGTTGATTGGTGTCTTACTTGTTGTCCAGGGGCAGGGCAACGAAGCTGTTGCGTCCCTGGCGCTTGACCAGGAGCATGACCGCGCCGCGCTTTTCGGCGTTCTTGATGACGCCGTTCAGGTCGGCCACGGAGTTCACGTCCTTCTGGTTGGCCTGGAGGATGACGTCGCCCTGTCGGATGCCTTCCTCGCCGGCCGCGGTGTTGGGATCGACGTTGACCACGAGCAGACCCTGGGCCTTGTCCAGTCCCAGCGCCTGGGCTTCCTGGTCGGAGATCGGCTTGAGCGCCATGCCGAGCACGGTGGCGGCCTGTCCCTGATCCTGGTGGTCCGGGGTCATGGCGGCCATGGCCTTTTCATTGCGCTGGCCCAGGGTGACGGTCCGGGTCACCTTTTCGCCGTTACGCCACAACACGAGGTTTGCCTCGTCGCCGGGGGCGAGGCCCGCGATCTTCTTGAGCAGGTCGTTGTTGTCCCCGACCTTCTTGCCGTTGACCTCAAGGATCACGTCGCCCTGCTTGACGCCGCCCTTGTCGGCGGGAGCGCCCTTGCCCACGGAGGCGACCAGCGCGCCGGTGGGTTCGGCCAGGCCCAGGGCCTTGGCCTGGTTCTCGCTGACCTGCTGGATGGTCACGCCGAGCCAGCCGCGCTGGGGCGTCTTGCCTTCCTTGAGCAGGGCGATGACCTTGGCGGCCTGGGTGGACGGGATGGCGAAGCCGATGTTCTCGGCCGCGGCGTTGATGGCCGTGTTGATGCCGATGACCTCGCCGTCCATGTCAAGAAGCGGACCGCCGGAGTTGCCGGGGTTGATGGACGCGTCGGTCTGCAGGAAGTTGTCGAACGGGCCGGCGCCGATGATCCGGTGCTTGGCGGAGATGATGCCCGCGGTGACCGTATTGTCCAGGCCGAAGGGGTTGCCGATGGCCAGCACCCATTCGCCCACCTTGATGTTGTCGGAGTTGCCGAACTTCAGGGTCGCCAGGGGATGGTCGGCCTTGATGCGGATGACGGCCAGGTCGGTTTCCTGGTCGGCGCCCACGACCGTGGCCGGGTATTCCTTCTTGTCGTCCTGGAAGCGCACGGTCACCTTGTCCGCGCCGTTGATGACGTGGTTGTTGGTGACGATGAGCCCGTCGGGGGAAATGACGAAGCCGGAGCCCTGACCGAGCATCTTGCGCGGCTGCTGCCCCTGCGGGCCGAAGAACTGGTCGAACCGCTTGAAGAACTCGTGGAACGGGTGCCCTTCGGGGACCTGCTGCCGGAATTGCTCCATGCTCGGGGCCTTAGTTGTTTTTTCCGTGGAAATGAAGACCACGGCCTTGCCCGCCTTGGCGGCCAGCTCCGTGAACACGGGCAGGTCGCGCGCCTGTGCAATAACCGGCACAGACAGCACAAGGGTCAGTACAAGGATGAGAAGTTTAGCCTTACGATTCATATTTGCCTCCATACAGGATGCGGAAAACAGGATGGCGGCTCGCACCGCCTTCCCCACATATAGCCTTTTTTTCCCCGTTGTAAATAGTGTGCCCGAATTTGCACACTCATTTCCCGCGCCCGGTCCCGTCCAGGCTGCCGGTTCCGCCCACAGCCTGGGCGGACGCCCGGAACATATCTATATGTAAATACCCGGAAAAGCGGGAGGGCCCCGGAGCGGCCGCGGGAAACCGGCTAACCGGATGCGGTTTCGGCTCTCGCCCGCAGGCTGTCGACCCGCGGCCTTTACCGCCCGAAACACGGGCATCGGGCCCTCCTGCGAGACGAAAGACTTGCCTTTTCACCCGCCATTGGCTAGGAACGATTCCCCGGCACCTGCCGGAACGTGCCCCCATAGCTCAGGTGGATAGAGCACAGGATTCCTAATCCTGGTGCCGCGTGTTCGAATCGCGCTGGGGGCACCAAGAAGACAAAAACCCGCTTTCGTGAGAAAGCGGGTTTTTCGTTTCGGGGGGTGGCCAATCCGCAGGCCGGAGGGTGAAGGGACAGGACTGCGGCCGCAAAGGCCGATCAGTTGCTTTCGCTCCAGGCCTTTGCACTGCGCTCGACCTTCTTGCGTACGCCCTTCCAGTCGGTCTCGTGCGTGAACATGGATTCGGGCAGGGCGGCGAGCATCTTTTCGTAGAGCTCCAGAGAAACCGTGAAGGTCAGTTCGTCGGTCTTCATGAACTTCCTGGCCGAGGGGTCGAAACCGCCGATGACCGCTTTTTCCAGTCCCTTGCCCTTGTAGTAGAGGGGCCAGGAGATCATGTTGGTGCAGCCCGCGCCGAAGGGCGAGACCACGCAGTCCATGTCGCCTGTGGTGAACACCGCCTGGGTGAAGAGGCCGCTCAGCACCTCGGGACGGGCAAAGAAGATGATGAATTCGGGCTCCTCGCCGTCGGCGAAAAGGGACAGCGGCTTGAAGATGCAATACTTGGCCGGCGCCTCGCGGGGATTCACCTCAAGCATGAACTTCCGCATGGCGTCGGGGTTCGGCATGTATCGTTCGCCCTGCAGGGGGGTGCCCTCGTACCCGGTGGACACGTAGTGCTCGATGAACCTGAGATGGGGCTTCATCATCGAACAGTAGTACACGCCGCCGAGGCAGCCGTATTCCTCCGAGGAGATGAAGGCGGCTCCCTTCTTTTTTCTGGCCAGCCAGACGTTGCCCATGACGCAGGAGAACGACTTCATGACCTCCTGCATGTCCAGCTCTCCCTTGTCCTCCTGCTCGCGCGAGATAGGCGTGCCTTTTCTCGGCCCGTAGGCGTTCTCCGGCAGGGTGTCGGAGTAGTAGACTCCGAAGGGCTCCTCCCCCAGGCCGAGATATTCCAGGAAGGTGGCGGTGCCTTCGAATATGGATTGCTTCGTCATGTCTTTCTCCTTTGGTCGATCGTTGTTAGCCCTCAAGATGGCGATCTTGTTGCCTTTGGATTTCTCTTTTCATAGCATGCTCGTGGATTAAATAAATGGGGCAAAAAGAAAAACTCTTTTCCATGGATGAGCATAATGAGACAGGAATTCCTGAATGACGTGCCGCTGTTGGTGGAGGTGGCCCGGCAAAAGAGCTTCACCAAGGCTGCGGAAGTCCTCGGCATGGGCGTCTCGACGCTGTCCAGGCGCATCAAGCTGCTGGAAGAGCGGATGGGGGTCCTGCTTTTTTATCGGGACACGCGCAACGTCGAACCGACCGACAACGGCGCGTACTTGCTGGACCGGTGCGGATTTGCCCTGGACGAAGTGCACAACGCCTATGATGCCGTCATGATGAACATGCAGAAGCCGTCAGGGCTGATCCGGATCTGCATGTTCCTGGACCTGTATGACGACAGGCACTTCAAAGACGCGTTGCTGGATTTTGCCGCGACGTGGCCGGACATCCAGATCGACCTGACCATTGTGGAGCATCCGGTGGATATGCGCACCGATCCGTATGATGTGGCCTTTCTCATCGGGCCGTCCATCGCACCGTCCCTGGTCGCCAGGAAACTCCTGACCATCGAGCCGTTCCTGTATGCCTCGCCCCGGCTGCTGGAGCGGTACCCCATGCCGCAGGAGCCCGGCGACCTGCACGGCCTGCCCTGCATCGTGCTCCAGCGTTTCGGCAACCGCTGGCCCATGCATGACGGCAAGCGCCAGGTAACGGTTGAGGTGCAGCCCCGCTACAGCTTCGGTTCCGTGGAGATGTGCCGCGAGTTCGCCCTGGCCGGGCACGGGGTGGCCCTGCTCAAGAAGGAGAAAGCCGAGCCGGACGAGACGGCGGGCCGCCTGGTCCGCGTGCTGCCCGGCTGGAGCGGCGGGTTTGTGCACGACGTGTATCTGGTGACGGGCTCCAATCAGCTCCCGCAGCGGGTTCGGCTGTTCGTGGACCACGTCTTGCCCAGCCTCGGGCGGTGACCGTGCCGGTCGGGACCTCGCCGGGGGCCTCGCCGTCTAGCCGGGGCAGGTGTTGCCGTCCGCCGGGACCGTGGGCAGGGTGAAGGTGAAGACGCTGCCCTGGCCCAGCGCGGATTCCACGCGGATGATGCCGCCGTAGTGTTCGACGATCTCCTTGCAGATGGCCAGGCCCAGGCCGGTGCCCTGTTCCACGTTGCGCACCGTGTCGCCCAGGCGGGATTTGTGGAACTTCTCGAAGATGTAGCCGATCTCGTCCTCCGGGATGCCCGAGCCGGTGTCGCTGACGGATACGGTCAGCAGACCGTCCTGTTCGCGCATGGTCACGGTGACGCGACCCTGCCTGGTGAACTTGTGGGCGTTGTTCAGCAGGTTGATGAGCAACTGCTTGATCTTGTCGGGGTCGGCGTGGATGCGCCGGGCGGTGTCGGTCAGGACCGTGTCCAGCTCCACGCTCTTGGAGGCGTCGAAGCCGCCGGAGGCCGAGGCCACGGCGTCACGGATGATCTCTGCCGGGTTGAGAATTTCGTCGTTCCAGCACGCCTTGCCCGATTCGATGCGGTTGATGTCCAGGAAGTCGTTGATCAGCCTGGTCAGGCGCTCGCCCTCGGTGTCGATGATCTGCAGGTTGCCCTGGATACGCGACCCCTTGGCGGACAGTTTGTCGCCCTCGGCCAGGGGGATGAAATACCGGCTGAAGTCTTTGGCACAGAGCTTGGCGAACCCCCGGATGGAGGTCAGCGGGGTACGCAGTTCGTGGGAGACCGACGAGACCATGGACGACTTGATCTCGTCCAGGGTCATCAGCCGCCGGTTGGCCTCCTCAAGCTCGGCCTTGCGGGCCTCTATCTCGGCGGTGCGCTGTTCGACCTTGTCCTCCAGGTCCTCGTTGAGCCGGGTCAGGGCCTCCTCGATGGTCTTGCGTTCGATGGCCATGGCCACCTGCTCGGACACGGCGGTCAGGAAGGTGGCGGCTTCTCCCGAATACCGTCTCGGGTTTTCGTAGTCCTGTACGACCATGGCTCCAACCACTCGGTCGCCCTGCCTGAGCGGCACGCCCAGCCATGCGGCCGGCGGGGTGCCGATGACCCCGATGGAGGCCATCCGGGACTCGGCGTCGGGGTCGGCCTGGGAGAGGTGCAGCGGCGCGGCGGTACGGAAGACATGGATGGTCAGGCTGCTCTGTCCCGGATCGCTGATGTTGGGGATGTCGAAATAGTCGTCCATCTCGTCCTGGAAGTAGACGAAGCGGAGTATGTCCCTCTCCTCGTCCCGCATGGCGATGAAGAAGTTCTTGGCCTCGATGACCTCGCCGATGATGGCGTGGATGGTCTGGTACAGCTCCCGGAGGTCGCGGGTGGTGTTGACCGCCGTGGAGATGGCATACAGGGCGTGGGTGGTGCGCTCGTTGAACTTGCGCTGGGTGATGTCCGTATGCGACCCGGATATCCTGTATACCTTGCCGTTCTCGTCCCTGCTGCTGCCGCCCCGGCCGAGAATCCAGCGGATGGAGCCGTCCTTGTGTATCTGGCGGAACTCCACCTGGAACTGCTCGACCTTGCCGTCGATGCAATCCTTGTTGGCGGCCAGGGCCTTTTCGCGGTCATCCGGGTGCAGGCTGTTCAGCCATGAGTCCATGTGGTTGGGGAACTCTTCCTCGGTGTAGCCGAGGATCTCCCGGTATCGGGGGGAGTAGAAGCACTCGTTGCTGCCCAGGTACCAGTCCCAGAGGCCGTCGTTGGCGCCGCGGGCCATGAGTTGGTAGCGCTCCTCACTCTTGCGCAGGGCACGCAGGGTCTCGTCGCGCTCGGTGACGTCGATGAGGGAGCAGACCCGGTCATCCGTGCCGGGGACGTTGCGCACGAACAGGTGGATGCGCCTGTGCTTGCCGTCCTTGGTCAGGAAATTGAATTCGTAGTCGGTGGGCGGGTCGCCGATCCTTTTCTCGCGGTACTCCTGGTAGCGGGTCATGCGTTCCCGCTCGTCGAGGGGCACGAAATCCATCCAGCTCATCTTGCCCTCTATGTCCTCGCGCATGCAGCCGGAAATGAGGCAGAACTGCGAGTTGCAGCTCTTGATGACCGCGTCCCGGCCCAGCAGGACCATGGCTGTGCCGGTGGTCTCGAACAGGGTGCGGTAATGGCTCTCGCTCTTGCGCAGGGCGTCCTCCACCATGCGGATTTCGGACACGTCGATGACCACGCCGCGTACCCCGATGATCTCCCCATCTTGCCGCATGGGCTGTGAATAGACCTTGACGGGCAGGGTGGTGCCGTCCCTGCGCACGGCCTTGTATTCCTCTTGCTCGAAGTCCTGGCCGGACAGGAGCCGGGCGAGGTTGTGGCGGACGCGGTGGATGGAGTCGCGGTGGATGATGTCCGGCAGGGTGAGCCCGCCCCGGAGATCGGCCTCGCTGTAGCCGAAGCTTTCGAGGGCGTAGCGATTGGCGAAACGGAAGGTCCCTTCCAGGTCCATTTCGAAAATGAACAGCGGGAGTTCGTCGGCATCGGGCGGTCCGGCCTCGCCGTGTCCGTGGTCAAGCCGGGCGCGGAGGCCGTCCAGCTCCGCTATGAGCTCTGCCTTGGTCTTGCGTTCATCGCCAGTCATCGGTTCTCCTGGGGGGCTTGCCCAAGATATCGGGGAGCAGGAAAAGAAGCAATTATTAAACGCCGTCCCGCCAGGGAAAAATGGATATTCCCTGACGGGACGTCGGTCCGGCTAGCGTCCCTGTTTGGGCTTGTAGCGCTGCTTGTAGGGCGGCTTGCCTCCCGGTCTTCCGTTCTTCTTGGGGAACCGGCCCGGCGGCTTGCGCCGCGATTCGTCCCTGGCGACGACGGGGGCGCCTTCCCGGCTGTTGACCGCGTTCACGACCTTGTCCGCCTCGGCGGCCGGGACCGTGAAGGTGGTCCGCTCGCCCTGGACCCGGACGTGCTGAATGGCCCACGGCTTGATGCGCGCGGCGGTGGCGATGAAGTCCACGAACCGTTTGGGGTTCATGCCGTGGGCGCGGCCCAGTGCGCAGACCAGGTCGGCGCGGCCCCGCCCGCCGGGCCCCACGGCGTCGATGCGGCGGTAGCCGGACTCCATCAGTTCCTCGCCGAAGGTGTTTCGAAGCAGGGCGGCGACCACCTGTTCGGCGGGGCGGTCGCGGAGCAGTTCTCCGGCCATGGCCAGATAGGCGCTGTGCCCTTCGGCTTCCAGGATGTCGTTGAGCTCGGCCACCACCTTGCGCTTCTTGGAGTGGATGACGTCCTCGATGCGCGGCAGGGGCTCCTTGGCAATCTCGATGCCGGAGCTCTTGGAGATGTACATGAGCTTGCGGAACTCGCTCGGCGTGATCAGGGTGATGGCCACGCCTTCCTTGCCCGCCCGGCCCGTGCGCCCGGTTCGGTGCACGAAGGTCTGCGGGTCCTGGGGCAGGGCGAAGTTGACCACGTGGGTCAGGTCAGGCACGTCGATGCCGCGCGCGGCCACGTCCGTAGCCACCAGGATGGTCGCCTTGCG
It encodes the following:
- a CDS encoding LysR family transcriptional regulator, which translates into the protein MRQEFLNDVPLLVEVARQKSFTKAAEVLGMGVSTLSRRIKLLEERMGVLLFYRDTRNVEPTDNGAYLLDRCGFALDEVHNAYDAVMMNMQKPSGLIRICMFLDLYDDRHFKDALLDFAATWPDIQIDLTIVEHPVDMRTDPYDVAFLIGPSIAPSLVARKLLTIEPFLYASPRLLERYPMPQEPGDLHGLPCIVLQRFGNRWPMHDGKRQVTVEVQPRYSFGSVEMCREFALAGHGVALLKKEKAEPDETAGRLVRVLPGWSGGFVHDVYLVTGSNQLPQRVRLFVDHVLPSLGR
- a CDS encoding DUF169 domain-containing protein, producing MTKQSIFEGTATFLEYLGLGEEPFGVYYSDTLPENAYGPRKGTPISREQEDKGELDMQEVMKSFSCVMGNVWLARKKKGAAFISSEEYGCLGGVYYCSMMKPHLRFIEHYVSTGYEGTPLQGERYMPNPDAMRKFMLEVNPREAPAKYCIFKPLSLFADGEEPEFIIFFARPEVLSGLFTQAVFTTGDMDCVVSPFGAGCTNMISWPLYYKGKGLEKAVIGGFDPSARKFMKTDELTFTVSLELYEKMLAALPESMFTHETDWKGVRKKVERSAKAWSESN
- a CDS encoding Do family serine endopeptidase → MNRKAKLLILVLTLVLSVPVIAQARDLPVFTELAAKAGKAVVFISTEKTTKAPSMEQFRQQVPEGHPFHEFFKRFDQFFGPQGQQPRKMLGQGSGFVISPDGLIVTNNHVINGADKVTVRFQDDKKEYPATVVGADQETDLAVIRIKADHPLATLKFGNSDNIKVGEWVLAIGNPFGLDNTVTAGIISAKHRIIGAGPFDNFLQTDASINPGNSGGPLLDMDGEVIGINTAINAAAENIGFAIPSTQAAKVIALLKEGKTPQRGWLGVTIQQVSENQAKALGLAEPTGALVASVGKGAPADKGGVKQGDVILEVNGKKVGDNNDLLKKIAGLAPGDEANLVLWRNGEKVTRTVTLGQRNEKAMAAMTPDHQDQGQAATVLGMALKPISDQEAQALGLDKAQGLLVVNVDPNTAAGEEGIRQGDVILQANQKDVNSVADLNGVIKNAEKRGAVMLLVKRQGRNSFVALPLDNK
- a CDS encoding PAS domain S-box protein, whose translation is MTGDERKTKAELIAELDGLRARLDHGHGEAGPPDADELPLFIFEMDLEGTFRFANRYALESFGYSEADLRGGLTLPDIIHRDSIHRVRHNLARLLSGQDFEQEEYKAVRRDGTTLPVKVYSQPMRQDGEIIGVRGVVIDVSEIRMVEDALRKSESHYRTLFETTGTAMVLLGRDAVIKSCNSQFCLISGCMREDIEGKMSWMDFVPLDERERMTRYQEYREKRIGDPPTDYEFNFLTKDGKHRRIHLFVRNVPGTDDRVCSLIDVTERDETLRALRKSEERYQLMARGANDGLWDWYLGSNECFYSPRYREILGYTEEEFPNHMDSWLNSLHPDDREKALAANKDCIDGKVEQFQVEFRQIHKDGSIRWILGRGGSSRDENGKVYRISGSHTDITQRKFNERTTHALYAISTAVNTTRDLRELYQTIHAIIGEVIEAKNFFIAMRDEERDILRFVYFQDEMDDYFDIPNISDPGQSSLTIHVFRTAAPLHLSQADPDAESRMASIGVIGTPPAAWLGVPLRQGDRVVGAMVVQDYENPRRYSGEAATFLTAVSEQVAMAIERKTIEEALTRLNEDLEDKVEQRTAEIEARKAELEEANRRLMTLDEIKSSMVSSVSHELRTPLTSIRGFAKLCAKDFSRYFIPLAEGDKLSAKGSRIQGNLQIIDTEGERLTRLINDFLDINRIESGKACWNDEILNPAEIIRDAVASASGGFDASKSVELDTVLTDTARRIHADPDKIKQLLINLLNNAHKFTRQGRVTVTMREQDGLLTVSVSDTGSGIPEDEIGYIFEKFHKSRLGDTVRNVEQGTGLGLAICKEIVEHYGGIIRVESALGQGSVFTFTLPTVPADGNTCPG
- a CDS encoding ribose-phosphate diphosphokinase gives rise to the protein MHGELKIISGSSSPKLAEAICEHLGTKASPVLRERFSDGEIRIEIGENVRGDDVFVVQPTCSPVNFHLMELCLMLDALKRASASRVTAVVPYFGYARQDRKVVPRAPISAKLVADLLSTAGMQRLVTIDLHAGQIQGFFNCPVDNLFAAPVLIEQLRDRNDDFVIISPDAGGVERARAYAKRLGATLAIVDKRRDAPNQAKAMHIIGDVKGKVAVVIDDMIDTAGTMCAAANVIMENGAKDVMACATHPVLSGPACQRLEESAFSEVVVTDTIPLGEKQDQCSKLKVRSVASLLAKAINNVHTESSVSVLFV
- the ispE gene encoding 4-(cytidine 5'-diphospho)-2-C-methyl-D-erythritol kinase encodes the protein MQAATLIAPAKINLHLEILGLRDDGYHELRTLFYPVPLPCDLIEVMPSPDDDFYIRCAERPELETTSNILYKAWKTFGEATGFRPGIFVALTKRIPMGGGLGGGSSDAAALLKWLNREAGGKGLPLQTMIALAAQLGADVPFFLLDGPAWAGGIGEELTPAEVDLSGATLVLACPDIHVNTAWAFRAWDEKYAAAGPQESLTSDWGDTKNPSPVSPREMTNDFESIVFEKHPSLRDIKQTLLAHGAEHAAMSGSGASLFGIYRDRGSATSAVQALEKQGIEIFQVDCP